The genomic region GTTAAGACATAAATCGCGCAGGGTAATTGGTATTGTGTAATTAATGACAAATTTTTTACAATTCTCCTACTCCCCTGTACGGGCGGGTTTAACCGTAGAATTGTTTGCTCTTCGATAGGTATGCCGAAAACCCGCCCCTAAAACTTCCGACCCCTAGCTATCCTAGAGGCAGAGCAGCTTAATAGAAAGAACATGAGCCTCAAGTCTTTTCAACTTAGTTTTTCCCGCCTCTCTGGTTGGCTCACCCTATTCCTCTTCATCTGGTTATTGGGTGCGGTAGGTCTTGGCTGGTTGGTCAACTCATTTTTAATTTTAATGGGACTGCTGTTGTTGGCTCCCGCGATCGCATTCGTCTGGTTTCGCTGGTGGTTGCAACGCAACCTCGTTCAGTCTGAATGTCCGGTGTGTAGCTACGAACTAGCAGCACTCAATCGTACCCAACTTCAGTGTCCTAGTTGTGGCGAACTCTTGAAAGTAGAGCAAGGCAAGTTGAGTCGCTTAACACCTCCAGGAACGATTGACGTGCAAGCTGTGGAAGTCGCAGCTAGCTCGGAAGAGTGATAGTTCAGTTGTCAGTGTAGAGACGTTACATGTAACGTCTGTACAAAGTTATCAGTTGTCATTGGTCGTGAGTGTAGTTTTAACCAATGACAAATGAAGAATGACCAATGACAAATCTATTCACCTTTTTTCTGAGAGATTGAAAGGGTATAGGGATATTGTCCTTGAGTGCGATCGCCAACGTATAGCGAGTATTTTCCTGCTTCCCAGTAACCTGAGATTTCGGGAGCTTCTCCTGCTGCTGTGTCCGCCAGTACGCAAAAACGTCGTTTTCCTGGTCCTTCAATCAGTAGTGTAGGTTCTCCTTCGCTCTGTACTTGTAGCTTGAGATATGGTAGAGGTTCTGGTACTTGTAGCACCTGACTGGGAGTCGTACTGATGTTACCGCAATCGCTGTTTTTTTCTCCTCCAGATCTACCTTTAACAACTAGGGGGTCTGCTTCTAATTGGGGGGGAACTTTTACTACTGCTTCCTGAGCGAAAGTTGGAGCTGCGATCGCACAACTCATAATTAAAACGGAAGGTAGTATATTCCACTTTATTAACTTGTACATAGTAGCTTGCTTTGTCATTTTATTTATCCATTACGGACTTTAAATTACTAGGTTTAAACTACCTGAAATGCAGGTCATTTATTTGCTTTTCGAGCATCAAATGCTTGAATCTACTGCAACTATCACAAGGCTGAATCTGTTACTACCTCATAACCTCCGCCGCTAAATCTGCGGCTTCCGATAGAGTTGTGGCTGTAATTTGCAATTAATTTACAGTGACGGTTAGACCGCTATTGAATCTAATTATAACAATTGATTTTTCTCAAAAACTTGCGTATTTTCTCCATTTTTTGGGCGGAAAACCATTCATAACGAACATATATAGTTGTTTGTCAAGTTTTCCTATCCAAGTCAGTGTGTAGTTGTGCTTTGCATTAGCTACAATCGCCCTAATAACAGGGAGCAGGGAGTAGGGAGTAGGGAGCAGCGAATAGTGAAAATCAACTCACCTCTCGCCTCCTTCGCCTCTTCTTACGCACCACACACTACTTCTTTTGGTAAGAGCATATGAATCCTCAATCAGATCGAGATTTGCAACAACGCTTAGAACAACTAGAAAGAGAAGCAAATTCTGCATCTACGGAGGTGACAAGACCGCAGCCTGCAACGCCTCAGATAGTACAACAGACAAAAATCGCTGCTAGCGAGTCATTGCCTTTGGGACAGTTTTTTAACTGGTTTCGTAATCTATCGAGTATCAGCAAGCTTATAGTCATAAGTGTTGGAGCTGTATTTGGAATTGCAATTCTCAGAGCGGTGCTAAACCTAGTAGCAGCTGTCATCAGCTTAGGAGTGCTGGCATTGGTGTTGTATGTGGGATATCGGTTTTTTGTCAGTCGAGCTGAAACAAAAAACCGATAGCTTGATGCCCGCGATCGAGGAGTGAAAACAAAGATAAGGGGAACTATTAAGATGGCGAATTCAAGTGTGAGGAGAAGTGCTAATCGCGCTCGTCGTTCGGTGCAGGCGGAAAGCAAACCGCTACCACTAGCAACTAGACGCTTTGCGGCGTGGGCAGTAGAAGTATCGCTGATTGCACTCAGCGGACTCATACCCTATAGCTTGGGAGAACAGGCAAAACTGGAGCCGTCGGGGGAGCAAGTCACCCCAAATCCAGTGGTCGCCCTGACTCAAAAAGCGATCGCCAGTACTCTCACTATACCCGCCGAACCGAGCGATCGCCGTCTCGTCACACCCCTGACGAATATATTTTGGTCTGTCGCTGTCGTCACTCCTTTGTTGGTAGGGGGATGGCAGCTGTATTTGCTGGGAAAAACAGGCAGTACTCTGCCCAAGCGCTGGTTGGGGGTACGGGTTGTTTCTGCTGCTGGTACGGTTCCAGGTCTATCTCGGATCGCGATCCGAGAAACTTTGGGAATGTGGGGCTTACCACTCTCCGTAGCCTATATTATGTGGCGAGCGACGGCTTTTCCTCATTTGGGCATATTTTTCGGCTTGTCTTGTTTCTTCGTACTAGGTGAAGGCATGACTGCCCGTTTTCACCGTCAGCGGCGTTGTTGGCACGATTTAATTGCAGGCACTTACGTAGTGGATGCCAATCGCGCTATGACGATTTTGCCTGGAACTAGAGCGAAACAGTTAATAGGGAGCAGGGAGCAGGGAGCAGGGAGTAGGGGGCTTTATAATAGTCCTTCGCCTCGGCTACAGCCTCAGCCATCAGTTGCTAAATCTGCCACCACTAAACCGAAAGTGCGGCGTAGTTGGTGGCAGTTGATGCGCCAATATCCTAATGTGTTACTATTTTTAGCTTTTCTATCCTGCATGGTGGCAGTATTAGGAACCTTGATTGGAATTCAAATCTACATTCAGGCGCAAAAATACCAGCGGCAGTTAGCAGAGAATAAAAGCACGCAGTTTCTCACTCTCCTTCAACACCTAGATGCTAGTGGCACTACCCTGAGCGATCGCCAAAGGGCAATTCTGGCTTTAGGTACGATTGGCGATCCGCAGGTACTTCAGTTACTTGTCGATCTGCTCGGACAAGAGCAACGCCACGAGATTATCGGCACGGTACAGCAAGCTTTGGTTAGTTCTGGTTCCTCGGCTTTGCCATACTTACAGCGCTTGAATCAATCGATCGCAAATGAAATAGCTGCCGGACGTTATAGCAGTAGCCCTACCGAATTAGCTCGACGGACGCAACATTTGCAAGCCACTCAACAGGCGATCGGCAAAATTTTGGCAGTTTATGGTGGTAGGTTACAGGGCATGGATTTGAGCCGCGTTAATCTCGCTCCTAGCACCAGTCAAGATCGGGCTTTTACTCTAGAGCTAGAACGGGTCAATCTTGCTGGCGTAGCATTCAAAGGCGCTAATCTGAACCGTGCTAGTTTACCTGCCAGCCAGTGGCGTGACGCTGGGGCAGATCGGCACTGGGATACTTTTGACGATGCGATCGCCAATTTGAACCATGCCCAGATGAAGGGCGCTAACCTAACTAAAGCTAATCTCAGCCGCGTACCGATGGAGCGGATCGAGCTGATGCAGGCAAATCTCAACCAAGCCAATTTATCTGCTGCTAGTCTCGGTCATGCTAATCTCAGTAGCGCCCAACTCGTAGGGGCTAATTTACAAGCAGCAACTCTCGTAGATGCTAGCTTGACAGGAGCAAACTTAAGTACGGCAAATTTGTCTGATGTTAATTTACACGCCGCCCGTTTGAGCCGCGTCAGCGCTTTAGGCACGCGCTTGCAGTCAGCTAATTTGACCAAATCGAATTGGCAGGGGGCAGATTTATCGAGTGCGAATCTGAGTAACTCCAATCTCAGTCATGCTGACTTGAGCCTAGCGCGTCTCAGTAGCAGTAATTTAAGTCATGCCCAAATGCAAAATATCAACCTGCGTCAGGCAGATTTGCGAATGGCAGATTTGCGCGGAGCGAATTTAGCAGGAGCTGACTTCCAGGGGACGATCCTGTTTAGTCCTCAACCTCCGGCATCAGGCGATCGCTTCATTGCCACGTCACCAGAATATACTCAAGTAGCATTAGTGCAGGGTGTAAATTTTAGCCAGGTGAAAAATTTAGATGCCCAGCAGATTGCTTATATTTGCGTTTACGGAGGATATCATCCACGTTGTCCTTAACGTTTTATTCTTCTGCAACAAAGCGAACTTTTGCAGCCTGACCGACTAACAAGTTTTCTTGTGGGTTTTGAAATTGTACCTCGACTATATGAGTCCGATCTTGCTCTGGAATCGGATTAATTGTCACGACTGTTGCCTCAAATTGTTGGGCTTCAGCTGCTTTGCCTAATTGTACGACTGCTCTTTGTCCTAAACATAATGTATTAATTAAACTAGTACTAACAGAAACTCGTACTTTTAAAGATTTTAATTGCGCTAATTCTACTAAACTTCTACCTGCGTAGATGCGATCGCCCACAACTACGGGCAAATTGACAACAACGCCTGCTGCTTGAGCCGTGACTGGAAACGATCCTGTGAGATCTGATTCTTTTGGTAATAGAGAACGCTGCTGGTGAAGCAGATTTAGCCTCTGAGTTGCTTGACGAGACTGCGAACGAGCAAGTTGTGTCTGCCTTTTGATCGCAGCAAGTTGTTGTTGGTGTTCGAGTAGCGTTAGTTGTTTGCGAAGTTGCCACTGTCGGCGTTGTTGTTGCT from Chroococcidiopsis sp. SAG 2025 harbors:
- a CDS encoding pentapeptide repeat-containing protein → MANSSVRRSANRARRSVQAESKPLPLATRRFAAWAVEVSLIALSGLIPYSLGEQAKLEPSGEQVTPNPVVALTQKAIASTLTIPAEPSDRRLVTPLTNIFWSVAVVTPLLVGGWQLYLLGKTGSTLPKRWLGVRVVSAAGTVPGLSRIAIRETLGMWGLPLSVAYIMWRATAFPHLGIFFGLSCFFVLGEGMTARFHRQRRCWHDLIAGTYVVDANRAMTILPGTRAKQLIGSREQGAGSRGLYNSPSPRLQPQPSVAKSATTKPKVRRSWWQLMRQYPNVLLFLAFLSCMVAVLGTLIGIQIYIQAQKYQRQLAENKSTQFLTLLQHLDASGTTLSDRQRAILALGTIGDPQVLQLLVDLLGQEQRHEIIGTVQQALVSSGSSALPYLQRLNQSIANEIAAGRYSSSPTELARRTQHLQATQQAIGKILAVYGGRLQGMDLSRVNLAPSTSQDRAFTLELERVNLAGVAFKGANLNRASLPASQWRDAGADRHWDTFDDAIANLNHAQMKGANLTKANLSRVPMERIELMQANLNQANLSAASLGHANLSSAQLVGANLQAATLVDASLTGANLSTANLSDVNLHAARLSRVSALGTRLQSANLTKSNWQGADLSSANLSNSNLSHADLSLARLSSSNLSHAQMQNINLRQADLRMADLRGANLAGADFQGTILFSPQPPASGDRFIATSPEYTQVALVQGVNFSQVKNLDAQQIAYICVYGGYHPRCP